The following coding sequences are from one Musa acuminata AAA Group cultivar baxijiao chromosome BXJ1-6, Cavendish_Baxijiao_AAA, whole genome shotgun sequence window:
- the LOC135677474 gene encoding uncharacterized protein LOC135677474: MEEVGEEMSEKSTTAAAADRCSCGCGSGCGCGGCGYYGCGCCGCGCLLWLRLQKLQLLKTAEDCCCSEDCCGNEDCCCSDDCCSNEDCCGNEDCCCRLQLLQIATAAEAAENCCCSEDYCGRETAAGSLEAATAEEAATTAMKTGGGWCYGGSGSGKWRTAATTAA, from the coding sequence ATGGAGGAAGTGGGGGAGGAAATGAGTGAGAAGAGTACTACTGCTGCAGCTGCAGATcgctgcagctgcggctgtggcagtggctgcggctgcggtggctGCGGCTACTACGGCTGCGGATGCTGCGGCTGTGGATGCTTgctgtggctgcggctgcagaAGCTACAGCTGCTGAAGACTGCTGAAGACTGCTGCTGCAGCGAAGATTGCTGCGGCAACGAAGATTGTTGCTGCAGCGATGATTGCTGCAGCAACGAAGATTGCTGCGGCAACGAAGACTGCTGCTGTAGACTGCAGCTGCTACAGATTGCTACGGCTGCAGAAGCTGCTGAAAACTGCTGCTGCAGCGAAGACTACTGCGGCAGAGAAACTGCGGCAGGGAGCCTGGAAGCGGCCACAGCAGAGGAAGCTGCCACCACGGCAATGAAGACTGGTGGCGGCTGGTGCTACGGAGGTAGCGGTTCGGGCAAATGGAGGACAGCGGCCACCACGGCAGCATAG